CGGAAGACGAAAAAACGGCCCGGTCTTCCGACCGAGCCGACATGCACGACAGGCCTCATGCCTTCCGCCTGCACAGCCCTCCACGCCCAGACCGCCCGTGTCCTTCGCCCGGGCGTGCCGCATGCGGAGCGGGTCCAGGCTCAGCCTGGCGCGGAGGGTGCAGGGAGGGCGCGCAGCCCTCCCTGCCCGCCGGAGGCATCTTCTCTCGTCAGCCTTTCCCTTATTTCTTCAGTACATCGGGATTCAGGCAGGTCGGCGGGGTGTCGCCCTCGAGCATGGCGATGAGGTTCCTGGCGGCCAGCTCGGCCATGCCGTCGCGCGAGGAGCGGGTGGCGGAGCCGATGTGGGGCAGGAGCACGGCATTGGGCAGGGCGGCGAGGCCCTCGGCCATCTTGGGCTCGAACTCGTAGACGTCGAGGCCCGCGCCGCCGATCTGTCCGTCGGTGAGGGCCGCGACGAGGGCGGCCTCGTCGATGACGGGCCCTCGGCCGGTGTTGACGAGGACGGCTGTGGGCTTCATGCGCGCGAAGGCCTGGGCATTGAAGAGGTGGCGCGTGTTGGGGGTCAGGGGGGCGTGGATGCTGATGAAGTCGGACTCGGCCAGGAGCTCGTCGAAGGGGACGCGGCGGGCGCCGAGTTCCTGTTCCAGGGCATCGTTTCGGCGCGAGGAGGAGGTGTAGAGGACCTTCATGTCGAAGCCGCGCGACATGCGGGCCATGGCCGTGCCGATGCGGCCGGAGCCGACGATGCCGAGCGTCTTGCCGGTGACGTCCGCGCCGATGAACTGCAGGGGGCCCCAGCCCGGCCAGCGGCCCGAGCGCATGACGGCGTCGGACTCCACCACGCGGCGGGCCACGGCGAAGAGCAGGCCCCAGGCGAGTTCGGCCGTGGCCAGGGTCAGCACGTCCGGGGTGTTGGACACGGGGATGCCGCGGCGCGTGGCCTCGGCCACGTCGATGTTGTCGAAGCCCACGGCGTAGTTGGCGTAGCCCTTGAGGTTTCGCGCGGCGTCGAAGAATGCGGCGTCTATCCTGTCCGTGAGCAGGCCGAGCACGCCGTCGGCTGTGGCCGCGTTCCTGTGCAGCTCGTCGCGGGAAAGGGGCCGGTCCTCGGGGTTGACCACGAGCTCGGCGTGGTGGGCGAGGAGGTCGAGCCCGGCTTCGGGGATGCGGCGGGTGACGTAGACTTTGGGCTTGGCCATGGGGATCTCCTTGTGGGCGGTGTGCGTGCACGAGGATACCCCGAACGGGCCGCTTATTCCAGCTTGCGGCTGAAGAACCAGCCCGCCAGGGAGAGGGTGGCCAGGGCGATGACGAGGAGCGGCCAGAGGGTGTCGAAGACCATGGAAAGCGGCATGGCCTTCAGGAGGATGCCGCGCACGGCCACGAGGAAGTGGCGCATGGGGTTGGCCAGGGAGATGATCTGCAGGAAGTGGGGCATGGTCTCGATGGGCGTGGCGAAGCCGGAGAGGAGCGAGGCCGGGACCATGAAGGTGAAGGTGCCGAGGATGGCCTGCTGCTGGGTGTTGCACAGGGAGGAGATGAACAGGCCGAAGCCGACCACGGAGAACATGTACAGGAAGAGGCTGACGGCCAGGACGATGATGGAGCCGTGGAACGGGATGCGGAAGAGGAGGATGGCCACGGCCACGATGAGGAAGCCCTCCAGCAGCCCCATGATCATGGCCGGGATGGTCTTTCCGGCCAGGATCTCCAGCGGGTGCAGGGGAGTGACCAGGAGCTGGTCGAAGGTGCCGAGCTCCCGCTCGCGCGCCACGGACAGCGAGGTGACCATGAGGCCCACGACCATGGCCAGCATGCCGATGAGGTTCGGCACGGTGAACCACAGGTAGTCCAGGTTCGGGTTGAACCAGTTGCGGGCCACCAGCTCGGCGGGCGGGCCGCGCAGATTGTAGGTCGAGGCGTAGTCGGCGTTGTACTGCTCCACGATGCGCGAGGCGTAGCCCTGGATGATCTGTGAGGTGTTGCTGCGCCTGCCGTCCAAGAGGAGCTGCACCGCCGCCTGCGGGTGCACGGGGGTGGCGCGCCGGAACTGGGCCACGTCGCGCGAGAAGTTCTGGTTGATGACCAGCACGGCCATGGCGGTCTCGTCTTCCAGGGCCGGGGCCACCTGCTCCTGGCCGTGCAGGGTGATGATCTTGGTGAAGTAGGGCGCGGCGGCGAAGCGCTGCACGAGCTCCACGGCGGCCTGCCCGCCGTCCTTGTCGAGCACGGCCAGGGAGACGTTCTTGACCTCCAGCGTGGCGGCGAAGGCGAAGATGGTGAGCTGCAGCAGCGGCGGCATGATGAGGGCCATGCGGCTCTTCTTGTCGCGCAGGACCGCCAGCAGCTCCTTGATGACCAGGGCTTTCACGCGGCCGAACATCAGGCGATCCTCTTGGCGGTCTTGAGCGTGGAGAGGAAGAGGAAGATGAAGGCGATTATGGCCATGCCCGCCATGTTGGGCAGGAGCAGGGGCCAGGCGTCGCCGACCAGGAAGAGGGTCTTCAGGCACGAGACGTAGTAGCGGGCCGAGATGGCGTAGGAGAGCATGCGGATGGGCGCGGGCATGCCCGCGGTCTCGAAGACGTAGCCCGAGAGGAAGTAGGCGGGCAGGAACGCGGCCAGGATGGAGGTCTGCGCGGCCACGAACTGGTTGCGCGCGGCCGAGGAGATGAACAGGCCCATGCCCAGGGCGGAGACGAGGAAGACCGCCGAGACGGCGGAGAGCGCCAGGATGGAGCCGCGGAACGGGATGTGGAAGACGAGGAGGGTGATGAGCAGGCAGATGAAGAGCGCGGCCATGCCCAGGACGAAGTAGGGCACGAGCTTCCCGGCCAGCATCTCGAAGCGGCCCACGGGCGTGGCCATCATGGCCTCCATGGTGCCGCGCTCCCACTCGCGGGCCACGACCAGGGCGGTGAGCATGGCGCCGATGAGGGTCAGGTTGATGGCCATGCCGCCCGGCAGCAGGCTGTTGAGGCTCAGGAGCTCCTGGTTGAACCACATGCGCGGCGTGAGCTCCACGGGCTGCTGGAAGGGCAGGCCCTTCTCCAGGGCGCGGCCCTGCATCCAGCCGAGCCACACGCCCTGGGCGTAGTTCTGCACGAAGGTGGCGGTGTTGGGCTCGCCGCCGTCCGAGATGACTTGAAAGGGCGCGCTTTCGTCCGCGCGCTCGAGTCGGCGGGTGAAGTCCTGGCGGATGACGACTATGCCGCGGATCTTTCCGGAGACCATCTCGTCGTCGAAGGCGCGGCGGTCGCGGGCCACGGTGGCCTTGAAGTAGGGCGTGGCCAGGAAGGCGGCGGCCAGGGACTGGGCGTCGGACGAGGCGTCCTCGAGGACCACGCCGATGGGCACGCCCTTGATGTCGAGGTTCACGGAGTAGCCGGAGAGCAGCGTGAGGAAGACGGGCAGCAGGAAGCCGATGAGGATGGAGGAGGGGTCGCGCAGGATCTGCAGCGTCTCCTTGACCATGATGGCGCGGAGCCTGCGCAGGCGCGGGGAGCTCACGCGGCCTCCTGCGCGGCGTGCTCGGCCTCGTCGCGCTGCACCAGGGCCACGAAGGCGTCCTCCAGGGTGGGGTCGGGCAGCTCGTCGCCGCGCACGCCGTTCTTCAGCTCGTCAGGCGAGGCCGTGGCGATGACCCGGCCGCGGTAGACCAGGCCGATGCGGTCGCAGTACTCGGCCTCGTCCATGAAGTGGGTGGTGACCATGATGGTCACGCCCTTCTCGACCATGCCGTTGATGTGCGACCAGAACTCGCGGCGGGTGATGGGGTCCACGCCGGAGGTCGGCTCGTCCAGGAAGAGCACGGGCGGCTCGTGCATCACGGCGCAGGCCAGGGCCAGGCGCTGCTTGAAGCCCAGCGGCAGCTCGTCGGCCGAGGAGGAGAGGAAGGGCTCGAGCGCGAAGGTGGAGACCATGTTCTCTATGGTCTGGCGGCGGCGCTTGCCGCTGAGGCCGTAGACGCCGGAGAAGAAGTCGAGGTTCTGGCGCACGCTGAGCGCGCCGTAGAGGGAGAACTTCTGGGCCATGTAGCCGATGCGCGAGCGCGCCTTGCCCGGCGCGTCCAGCAGGCTCAGGCCGTCGATCAGGGCCTGGCCCCTGGTGGGCCTGAGCAGGCCGCACATCATCTTGAAGGTGGTGGACTTGCCCGCGCCGTTGGGGCCGAGCAGGCCGAAGATCTCGCCCTGGCGGATGGCGAAGGTCACGTCGCGCGCCGCGGTGAAGGTGCCGAAGACCTTGGTCAGGCCGCGCGCCTCGATGACGTCCTGCGCGTCCTCGGGCTTCGCCTCCATCTGCACGGCCAGCGGCGAGGTGCCGCCCGGGCCGCCGCCGAGCACGTCGAGGAAGGCGTCCTCGAAGCGCGGCTCCACGGGCACGATCTCCGCGCTCTCCCCGGCCTTGAGCGCGGCGAGGTCCGGCACGGGCGCGCCCTCGGCCATGACCAGGCGCACGTGGCGGCCCTGGATCACGCCGTCCACCACGCCGGGGGTGTCCAGGGCGCGGCGCAGCACGGCGCGGCGGTTGCCCTCTATGCCGCGCACCTGGGCCACGCGGTGGGCCACGCGGCCGGTCAGCTCGCCGGGCGGGCCGGAAAAGACGAGGCGGCCCTCGGAGAGGAGCAGCACCCGGTCGCAGGCCTGGGCCTCGTCCAGGTAGGCGGTGCTCCAGAGCACGCCGATGTTCTCCGCGGCCAGCTCCTGGACCATGCGCCACAGCTCGCGGCGCGAGATGGGGTCCACGCCCACGCTCGGCTCGTCCAGGAGCAGCAGCTCTGGACGGCGGATCATGGCACAGGCCAGGCCCAGCTTCTGCTTCATGCCGCCGGACAGGCGCCCGGCCAGGCGGGAGGTGAAGGGCGCGAGCCCTGTGAAGCCGAGCAGGCGCTCGAAGGTGGCGTCGCGCTCCTCGGGCGGCAGGTCGCGCACGTCCGCGTAGAGGCGCAGGTTCTCGATGACCGTCAGGTCCTCGTAGAGGCCGAATTTCTGGGGCATGTAGCCGATGCGGGCGTGGATCTCGTCCGGGTCCCCGGCAGCGTC
This genomic stretch from Desulfovibrio sp. X2 harbors:
- a CDS encoding D-glycerate dehydrogenase, with product MAKPKVYVTRRIPEAGLDLLAHHAELVVNPEDRPLSRDELHRNAATADGVLGLLTDRIDAAFFDAARNLKGYANYAVGFDNIDVAEATRRGIPVSNTPDVLTLATAELAWGLLFAVARRVVESDAVMRSGRWPGWGPLQFIGADVTGKTLGIVGSGRIGTAMARMSRGFDMKVLYTSSSRRNDALEQELGARRVPFDELLAESDFISIHAPLTPNTRHLFNAQAFARMKPTAVLVNTGRGPVIDEAALVAALTDGQIGGAGLDVYEFEPKMAEGLAALPNAVLLPHIGSATRSSRDGMAELAARNLIAMLEGDTPPTCLNPDVLKK
- a CDS encoding ABC transporter permease, yielding MSSPRLRRLRAIMVKETLQILRDPSSILIGFLLPVFLTLLSGYSVNLDIKGVPIGVVLEDASSDAQSLAAAFLATPYFKATVARDRRAFDDEMVSGKIRGIVVIRQDFTRRLERADESAPFQVISDGGEPNTATFVQNYAQGVWLGWMQGRALEKGLPFQQPVELTPRMWFNQELLSLNSLLPGGMAINLTLIGAMLTALVVAREWERGTMEAMMATPVGRFEMLAGKLVPYFVLGMAALFICLLITLLVFHIPFRGSILALSAVSAVFLVSALGMGLFISSAARNQFVAAQTSILAAFLPAYFLSGYVFETAGMPAPIRMLSYAISARYYVSCLKTLFLVGDAWPLLLPNMAGMAIIAFIFLFLSTLKTAKRIA
- a CDS encoding ABC transporter permease produces the protein MFGRVKALVIKELLAVLRDKKSRMALIMPPLLQLTIFAFAATLEVKNVSLAVLDKDGGQAAVELVQRFAAAPYFTKIITLHGQEQVAPALEDETAMAVLVINQNFSRDVAQFRRATPVHPQAAVQLLLDGRRSNTSQIIQGYASRIVEQYNADYASTYNLRGPPAELVARNWFNPNLDYLWFTVPNLIGMLAMVVGLMVTSLSVARERELGTFDQLLVTPLHPLEILAGKTIPAMIMGLLEGFLIVAVAILLFRIPFHGSIIVLAVSLFLYMFSVVGFGLFISSLCNTQQQAILGTFTFMVPASLLSGFATPIETMPHFLQIISLANPMRHFLVAVRGILLKAMPLSMVFDTLWPLLVIALATLSLAGWFFSRKLE
- a CDS encoding ATP-binding cassette domain-containing protein, whose translation is MSLDPASQAASSGTPPSAPQGQAPLATVEHLVKRFGAAPRPALDDVSAAVLPGMVTGLVGPDGAGKTTLIRLLAGLLVADGGKVEVLGLDAAGDPDEIHARIGYMPQKFGLYEDLTVIENLRLYADVRDLPPEERDATFERLLGFTGLAPFTSRLAGRLSGGMKQKLGLACAMIRRPELLLLDEPSVGVDPISRRELWRMVQELAAENIGVLWSTAYLDEAQACDRVLLLSEGRLVFSGPPGELTGRVAHRVAQVRGIEGNRRAVLRRALDTPGVVDGVIQGRHVRLVMAEGAPVPDLAALKAGESAEIVPVEPRFEDAFLDVLGGGPGGTSPLAVQMEAKPEDAQDVIEARGLTKVFGTFTAARDVTFAIRQGEIFGLLGPNGAGKSTTFKMMCGLLRPTRGQALIDGLSLLDAPGKARSRIGYMAQKFSLYGALSVRQNLDFFSGVYGLSGKRRRQTIENMVSTFALEPFLSSSADELPLGFKQRLALACAVMHEPPVLFLDEPTSGVDPITRREFWSHINGMVEKGVTIMVTTHFMDEAEYCDRIGLVYRGRVIATASPDELKNGVRGDELPDPTLEDAFVALVQRDEAEHAAQEAA